In one window of Hymenobacter nivis DNA:
- a CDS encoding integrase core domain-containing protein, which translates to MSESLHTDLMLTAFSRAVAVCQPPPGLLVHADRGSQYTSDAFTTLLDRTQAIASRSRPGNPYDNALAESGWSTLKTELLPRGACFADLEEARLELAEYLDHYYNTQRLHSALGYCAPLEIELHYLLNLP; encoded by the coding sequence GTGAGCGAATCGCTGCATACGGACTTGATGCTGACCGCCTTTAGCCGGGCGGTGGCCGTCTGCCAGCCCCCGCCCGGTCTGCTCGTGCACGCCGACCGCGGCAGCCAGTATACCAGCGACGCCTTTACCACCCTACTCGACCGGACCCAGGCCATTGCCAGCCGGAGCCGGCCCGGTAACCCCTACGACAACGCCCTGGCAGAGAGCGGCTGGAGCACGCTCAAAACCGAGTTGCTGCCTCGCGGAGCCTGCTTTGCTGACCTGGAAGAGGCCCGGCTAGAACTGGCCGAGTATCTGGACCATTATTACAATACCCAGCGACTGCACTCCGCCCTGGGCTACTGTGCCCCGCTCGAAATCGAACTCCACTACCTTCTCAACCTGCCTTAG
- a CDS encoding hydroxymethylglutaryl-CoA reductase: MLLKLLYTRGSLHNLPDGQGIAFSIKNRLDTVKITGLRQVQVGDTVVPAAQVTLDLGGGETRPAASLGPADGQALELPVGRSLTFMLATAALPEGIYPMQVWFSTDVLGDLHVEVEDTIVGATASRPRIPRSDDDDYSEAAIQARQRFAEEFTQQHFKHLKSYSFDAHDLQGNCEHFMGVAQVPVGLAGPLTVNGEHAQGDFLIPMATTEGTLVASYNRGMQVLNLCGGVKCTVIGDAMQRAPVFVFSDARGARDFGKWVADNLERIRPEAESTSRIAKLQYIDTYLANKFAYLRFNFSTGDAAGQNMVGRATFAACSWILANYGGPKVEHFYLESNFATDKKASQINVMRTRGKRVTAEAVIKRDILQQRMRVTPEQLAYHGQVSNVGAFLSGANNNGAHSANGITALFIATGQDVANVSESSAGVLYSEVTKEGDLYINITIPSLIVATHGGGTGLATQNECLRLLGCTGRGTVYKFAEIVAGVVLAGELSLGAAISSSDWVSSHEQYGRNR, encoded by the coding sequence ATGCTACTGAAACTGCTGTACACGCGCGGCAGCCTGCACAATTTGCCCGATGGCCAGGGCATCGCTTTCAGCATCAAGAACCGGCTGGATACGGTGAAAATCACCGGCTTGCGCCAGGTGCAGGTGGGCGACACGGTGGTGCCGGCCGCGCAGGTCACGCTGGACCTGGGCGGCGGCGAAACACGCCCCGCCGCCAGCCTGGGGCCCGCCGACGGCCAGGCCCTGGAGCTGCCCGTGGGCCGCAGCCTCACGTTTATGCTGGCCACAGCGGCCTTGCCCGAGGGCATTTATCCGATGCAGGTGTGGTTTTCGACCGATGTGCTCGGCGACTTGCACGTGGAGGTGGAGGACACCATTGTGGGCGCTACCGCCAGCCGCCCCCGCATCCCGCGCTCCGACGACGACGATTACTCGGAGGCCGCCATCCAGGCCCGCCAGCGGTTTGCCGAAGAGTTTACGCAGCAGCATTTTAAGCACTTGAAGTCGTACTCGTTTGATGCGCACGACTTGCAGGGCAACTGCGAGCACTTCATGGGCGTGGCGCAGGTGCCGGTGGGCCTGGCGGGGCCCCTGACCGTGAACGGCGAGCATGCGCAGGGCGACTTCCTCATCCCGATGGCCACCACCGAGGGCACGCTCGTGGCCAGCTACAACCGCGGCATGCAGGTGCTGAACCTGTGCGGCGGCGTGAAGTGCACCGTGATTGGCGACGCCATGCAGCGGGCCCCGGTGTTTGTGTTCAGCGACGCGCGCGGGGCCCGCGACTTCGGTAAGTGGGTGGCCGACAACCTAGAGCGTATCCGGCCGGAGGCCGAAAGTACGTCGCGCATCGCCAAGCTCCAGTACATCGACACGTACCTGGCCAACAAGTTTGCCTACCTGCGTTTCAACTTTTCGACCGGCGACGCGGCGGGCCAGAACATGGTGGGCCGCGCCACCTTCGCCGCCTGCTCCTGGATTCTGGCCAACTACGGGGGCCCTAAAGTCGAGCATTTCTACCTCGAATCGAACTTCGCCACCGACAAAAAGGCCTCGCAAATCAACGTGATGCGCACCCGCGGCAAGCGCGTGACGGCGGAGGCCGTAATTAAGCGCGACATCTTGCAGCAACGCATGCGCGTGACGCCCGAGCAGCTGGCCTACCACGGGCAGGTGAGCAACGTAGGTGCCTTTCTCTCAGGCGCTAATAACAACGGGGCCCACTCGGCCAACGGCATTACGGCGCTGTTCATTGCCACGGGGCAGGACGTGGCCAACGTGAGCGAGTCGAGCGCCGGCGTGCTGTACTCGGAGGTGACAAAGGAGGGCGACTTGTACATCAACATCACCATCCCGAGCCTGATTGTGGCCACCCACGGCGGCGGCACCGGCCTGGCTACCCAAAACGAATGCCTGCGCCTGCTGGGCTGCACAGGCCGCGGCACGGTGTACAAGTTCGCCGAAATCGTGGCCGGCGTGGTACTAGCCGGCGAGCTGAGCCTGGGCGCCGCCATCAGTAGCTCGGACTGGGTGAGTAGCCACGAGCAGTACGGCCGCAACCGCTAG
- a CDS encoding energy transducer TonB — MLLLPTFHARLLPCSEPRAALTPTALGHYCARCQRVVLDFSQSQNPAADLAASRATAPDGRVCGRFAGAQVQGPLPLTRQLRWFLVALVLVVAQGLSAREALAQVRQGAPHHKVKVVQPAKRVELLGDIEALPDNKISPGPTQADLDGLKPKRSPADEPTYLIGEATEPISITRYERMPSFQKKDFNSGSSGIVDYVQCNIRYQPDFPEGRVFVTFTIDTAGLVQKPIIVKGLSPAADAEVIRVIKAMDGFTPGMSGGRPVAIPYTLPITFKKPKPSTP; from the coding sequence ATGCTGCTTCTGCCCACCTTCCACGCCCGCCTACTGCCGTGCTCCGAACCCCGGGCCGCCCTGACGCCCACGGCCCTGGGCCACTACTGCGCCCGCTGCCAGCGCGTGGTGCTCGACTTTAGCCAGTCCCAAAACCCCGCCGCCGACCTGGCCGCCTCCCGCGCCACCGCGCCCGACGGGCGCGTGTGCGGCCGCTTCGCCGGGGCCCAGGTGCAGGGGCCCCTACCCCTCACGCGGCAGCTGCGCTGGTTTCTGGTGGCGCTGGTGCTGGTGGTGGCCCAGGGGCTGAGCGCGCGGGAGGCGCTGGCCCAGGTGCGGCAGGGGGCCCCACACCACAAGGTTAAAGTTGTGCAGCCGGCAAAACGAGTAGAATTATTGGGAGATATTGAAGCACTGCCGGACAATAAGATATCCCCCGGGCCCACCCAAGCAGATTTGGACGGGCTAAAGCCAAAACGGAGCCCCGCGGATGAGCCAACATACCTGATTGGCGAAGCAACAGAACCGATTTCAATAACACGCTATGAACGAATGCCTTCTTTCCAAAAGAAGGATTTCAATAGTGGCAGTTCCGGCATAGTAGATTACGTACAGTGCAACATCCGGTACCAGCCAGATTTTCCCGAAGGAAGAGTCTTCGTCACTTTTACCATCGACACGGCTGGCCTTGTGCAGAAACCTATTATAGTCAAAGGTTTGTCGCCAGCCGCTGATGCCGAAGTCATTCGAGTAATAAAGGCAATGGATGGATTTACACCGGGAATGAGTGGCGGCCGGCCGGTTGCTATACCGTACACCTTGCCCATTACTTTCAAAAAGCCCAAGCCTTCGACCCCATAA
- a CDS encoding phytanoyl-CoA dioxygenase family protein: MSSSFEYPRFTLGATLTDEQRAFFAKHGFLHFRPFASPAQVQEILHATQDVQRRWLAEGVEKVNGVPIKYGQDVDGARIVQRFAFTSQHHPLLRELLQDPRFQALFPLLEAEGGRVGENEKDGLVVNHYVNIPGSEFSQMGWHTDSLRDVFYGKRIGPMLNVGLHLDGTKATNGGLRVIPGTHRQGLGKMLFRKKYYKDVHYDPNEIAIETEPGDLTVHDGRMWHRVAQSPLIGDASRRRVMYVPIISGKYQPKSEDSPTPFYLRFLHLVK; encoded by the coding sequence ATGTCCTCATCTTTCGAATACCCTCGCTTTACCCTTGGTGCTACGCTCACCGATGAACAGCGGGCTTTTTTTGCCAAACACGGTTTTCTGCATTTTCGGCCGTTTGCTTCGCCTGCCCAGGTACAGGAAATTCTCCACGCCACCCAGGATGTACAGCGCCGCTGGCTGGCCGAGGGCGTGGAAAAAGTGAACGGCGTGCCCATCAAGTACGGCCAGGACGTGGACGGCGCCCGCATCGTGCAGCGCTTCGCGTTCACGTCGCAGCACCACCCGCTGCTGCGCGAGCTGCTGCAAGACCCGCGCTTCCAGGCCCTGTTTCCGCTGCTGGAGGCCGAGGGCGGCCGGGTGGGCGAAAACGAGAAGGACGGCCTCGTGGTGAATCACTACGTGAATATCCCGGGCTCGGAGTTCAGCCAGATGGGCTGGCACACCGACTCGCTGCGCGACGTGTTCTACGGCAAGCGCATCGGGCCCATGCTCAACGTAGGCCTGCACCTCGACGGCACCAAGGCCACCAACGGCGGCCTGCGCGTCATTCCCGGCACGCACCGCCAGGGCCTGGGCAAGATGCTCTTCCGCAAGAAATACTACAAGGACGTGCACTATGACCCGAACGAAATCGCCATCGAAACCGAGCCCGGCGACCTCACCGTGCACGACGGCCGCATGTGGCACCGCGTGGCGCAGTCGCCGCTCATCGGCGATGCCTCGCGCCGCCGTGTGATGTACGTGCCCATCATTTCGGGCAAGTACCAGCCCAAGAGCGAGGACAGCCCCACGCCATTCTACCTGCGCTTTTTACACTTAGTGAAATAG
- a CDS encoding phosphatase PAP2-related protein: protein MRVSFPVATNTPSEAPAQTWPGAWAQPGFRALLALALALIFAGVVPAAAPFYQFIQHRAGHHLADPVLAYLPARNVASPIFLLMYGSCITAVAWLLGRPQLLMRGVWAYLFLQLLRMATIWVLPLEPPMGILPFPDPVTEHLFHASTAVPITRDLFFSGHTATVALLALAVRGRWWRGALGVLAATIGVLVLVQHVHYVYDVLGAPLFAWLAYWLAGRIWPTAPA, encoded by the coding sequence ATGCGTGTTTCGTTCCCTGTTGCAACCAATACGCCTTCGGAAGCGCCCGCCCAGACCTGGCCGGGCGCGTGGGCCCAGCCCGGGTTTCGGGCCCTGTTGGCACTGGCGTTGGCCCTGATTTTTGCGGGCGTGGTACCAGCGGCAGCGCCGTTCTACCAATTCATCCAGCACCGCGCCGGCCACCACCTGGCCGACCCAGTGCTGGCCTACTTGCCCGCCCGCAACGTGGCCAGCCCCATTTTCCTGCTGATGTACGGCAGCTGCATCACCGCTGTGGCCTGGCTGCTGGGGCGGCCGCAGCTGCTGATGCGCGGCGTGTGGGCCTACCTGTTTTTGCAGCTGCTGCGCATGGCCACCATCTGGGTACTGCCGCTGGAGCCGCCAATGGGCATCCTGCCCTTCCCCGACCCGGTGACCGAGCACCTGTTCCACGCCAGTACGGCCGTGCCCATCACCCGGGACCTGTTTTTTTCGGGCCACACGGCCACCGTGGCGCTACTGGCGCTGGCCGTGCGCGGGCGCTGGTGGCGCGGGGCGCTCGGCGTGTTGGCCGCTACCATCGGCGTGCTGGTGCTGGTGCAGCACGTGCACTACGTGTACGACGTGCTGGGGGCCCCGCTCTTCGCCTGGCTGGCCTATTGGCTGGCAGGCCGCATCTGGCCCACGGCGCCGGCGTAG
- a CDS encoding amidohydrolase: MTFPLLSRPALRGAALGLGALLGPLAATAQNAALDARIAKLAAAEEPKVIAWRRDLHEHPELGNEENRTAALVAAHLKSLGLEVQTGVARTGVVGILRGGKPGPVVALRADMDGLPLTETSGLAFASTVKTTYLGQPVGVMHACGHDTHVAMLMGAAEVLAQVKKDLPGTVKFIFQPAEEGSVPGMEGGAKLMVKEGVLENPKVDAVFGVHINASTEVGVLKYRPGGEMASSDRFTIKVHGKGAHGAAPWNSVDPVVTAAQIIMGLQTIVSRQVKLIDDAAVVTVGTVNGGVRYNVIPPDVELSGTIRALNPAAQQQIWASVRRIATNIAESAGATADVSIEPYVPVTINDPALTARMLPTLQAVAGAPNVHEIKAVTGAEDFAFYQEKVPGLFLFVGGMTPGTDPSTVADHHTAGFKIDESGLTLGVKTLATLAADYLAQKRR, from the coding sequence ATGACTTTTCCGCTGCTTTCGCGGCCCGCACTGCGCGGGGCCGCCCTGGGCCTGGGGGCCCTGCTGGGGCCCCTGGCCGCCACCGCCCAAAACGCCGCCCTCGATGCCCGCATCGCCAAGCTGGCGGCGGCTGAGGAGCCCAAAGTCATTGCCTGGCGGCGCGACCTGCACGAGCACCCCGAGCTGGGCAACGAGGAAAACCGCACCGCCGCCCTGGTAGCCGCGCACCTCAAAAGCCTGGGCCTGGAGGTGCAGACGGGCGTGGCCCGCACCGGTGTGGTGGGTATTTTGCGCGGCGGCAAGCCGGGCCCCGTGGTGGCCCTGCGCGCCGACATGGACGGCCTGCCCCTCACCGAAACCAGCGGCCTGGCCTTTGCCTCGACCGTGAAAACCACCTACCTGGGCCAGCCCGTGGGCGTGATGCACGCCTGCGGCCACGATACCCACGTGGCCATGCTCATGGGGGCGGCCGAGGTGCTGGCCCAGGTGAAAAAGGACCTGCCTGGCACCGTCAAATTTATTTTCCAGCCCGCCGAAGAAGGCTCGGTGCCCGGCATGGAGGGCGGGGCCAAGCTGATGGTGAAGGAAGGCGTGCTCGAAAACCCCAAGGTGGACGCCGTGTTCGGCGTGCACATCAACGCCTCTACCGAGGTGGGCGTGCTCAAGTACCGGCCCGGCGGCGAAATGGCCAGTTCCGACCGTTTCACCATCAAGGTGCACGGCAAGGGCGCGCACGGCGCCGCCCCCTGGAATAGCGTGGACCCGGTGGTGACGGCCGCCCAGATCATCATGGGCCTGCAAACCATCGTGAGCCGGCAGGTGAAGCTCATCGACGACGCGGCCGTGGTGACGGTGGGTACCGTCAACGGCGGCGTGCGCTACAACGTCATCCCGCCCGATGTGGAGCTGAGCGGCACCATCCGGGCCCTGAACCCGGCGGCGCAGCAGCAAATTTGGGCGTCCGTGCGCCGCATTGCCACCAATATTGCCGAGAGTGCCGGGGCTACGGCCGACGTATCCATCGAGCCTTATGTGCCCGTGACCATCAACGACCCCGCCCTCACGGCCCGGATGCTGCCCACGCTGCAAGCCGTGGCCGGGGCCCCCAACGTGCACGAAATCAAGGCCGTGACCGGGGCCGAGGATTTTGCTTTTTACCAGGAAAAGGTGCCCGGCCTGTTCCTGTTCGTGGGCGGCATGACGCCCGGCACCGACCCCAGCACCGTAGCCGACCACCACACCGCGGGCTTCAAAATCGACGAGAGTGGCCTAACGTTGGGCGTGAAAACCCTGGCCACCCTGGCAGCCGACTACCTCGCCCAAAAGCGTCGCTAA
- a CDS encoding outer membrane beta-barrel protein, whose product MAFSLRNCLAGGLFGLVLLAGPPAARAQNVARRRRHDHNGHAYYLGPLRVSAGVGTAFYNGDLGNSLSNDFLGPALNLGLLYSLGPHWRIGGELGYFGMGARDYLPSRGLAFYGHNGLGTAFVRYDLLGDPSVYATPGAARRVQPFVQAGLGLLLYNPQAYLGTARPTSTTAYLPAERNDYPALAGVLPVGAGVVVPLTDQFNLTLEGNYYLTTTDNLDDISQRGNPNVKDGFGTLMLKLDYAIGR is encoded by the coding sequence ATGGCTTTTTCGTTGCGCAACTGCTTGGCCGGTGGCCTGTTTGGCTTGGTTTTGCTGGCCGGGCCTCCGGCGGCCCGCGCCCAGAACGTGGCCCGGCGGCGCCGCCACGACCACAACGGCCACGCCTATTACCTGGGGCCCCTGCGAGTGAGCGCCGGCGTGGGCACGGCCTTCTACAACGGCGACCTGGGCAACAGCCTGAGCAACGATTTCCTGGGCCCTGCCCTCAACCTGGGCTTGCTCTATAGCCTGGGGCCCCACTGGCGCATCGGCGGCGAGCTGGGCTACTTCGGCATGGGGGCCCGCGACTACCTGCCGAGCCGCGGCCTGGCTTTTTATGGCCACAACGGGCTGGGCACGGCCTTCGTGCGCTACGATTTGCTGGGCGACCCGTCGGTGTACGCTACCCCGGGCGCGGCGCGGCGGGTGCAGCCCTTCGTGCAGGCCGGGCTAGGCCTGCTGCTCTACAACCCGCAGGCCTACCTCGGCACGGCGCGGCCCACCAGCACCACCGCCTACCTGCCCGCCGAGCGCAACGACTACCCCGCCCTGGCCGGCGTGCTGCCCGTGGGCGCGGGCGTGGTGGTGCCCCTCACCGACCAGTTCAATCTGACGCTGGAGGGCAACTACTACCTCACCACCACCGACAACCTCGACGACATCAGCCAGCGCGGCAACCCCAACGTGAAGGACGGTTTCGGCACCCTGATGCTGAAGCTGGACTACGCCATCGGGCGCTGA
- a CDS encoding tetratricopeptide repeat protein, which yields MTTTRVLTTAGLALALLVGSPRLARAQKVRQPIDGGQPAAGTAPRPARLQPLFGGLSPAQATAAYGAPKLEAVAKSFASKEEASAFFATKGFEYLSENQPDTATSRFNLAWLLNPRNADAYRGLGVVASSQPTPDASIALLQQALAITPTNSLVLSDLGTSHLIRYGTGKKKRDLTTGLDLLQRAVAADATNANAWQQLARGYYYQEKYPEAWEAVHKGQALSTASIDFGLVSDLLAKQPDPQGKFK from the coding sequence ATGACGACAACTCGTGTGCTTACGACGGCTGGCCTTGCGCTAGCCCTGCTGGTGGGCAGCCCCCGCCTGGCCCGCGCCCAAAAGGTGCGCCAGCCCATCGACGGCGGCCAGCCCGCCGCGGGCACTGCCCCGCGCCCGGCCCGCTTGCAGCCCCTGTTTGGGGGCCTGAGTCCGGCCCAGGCCACGGCCGCCTACGGGGCCCCCAAGCTGGAGGCCGTGGCCAAAAGCTTTGCCTCGAAGGAAGAAGCCAGCGCATTCTTCGCCACCAAGGGCTTCGAGTATTTATCAGAAAACCAGCCTGATACGGCCACGTCGCGCTTCAACTTGGCCTGGCTGCTCAACCCCCGCAACGCCGACGCCTACCGGGGCCTGGGCGTGGTGGCCAGCAGCCAACCTACCCCCGACGCCTCCATCGCCCTGCTCCAGCAAGCCCTAGCCATCACGCCCACCAACTCGCTGGTGCTGAGCGACCTGGGCACGAGCCACCTCATCCGCTACGGCACCGGCAAGAAAAAGAGGGACCTCACTACCGGCCTGGACCTGCTTCAGCGCGCTGTGGCCGCCGACGCCACCAATGCCAACGCCTGGCAGCAGCTAGCCCGCGGCTACTACTACCAGGAGAAGTACCCCGAGGCCTGGGAGGCCGTGCACAAAGGCCAGGCCCTGAGCACCGCCAGCATCGACTTTGGCCTCGTGAGCGACCTGCTCGCCAAGCAGCCCGACCCGCAGGGCAAGTTCAAGTAG